From the genome of Triticum aestivum cultivar Chinese Spring chromosome 3B, IWGSC CS RefSeq v2.1, whole genome shotgun sequence, one region includes:
- the LOC123072507 gene encoding F-box protein At3g54460 (The sequence of the model RefSeq protein was modified relative to this genomic sequence to represent the inferred CDS: added 3 bases not found in genome assembly), protein MAVVVAAGGGDAAPAHRKLGGYLRAVVSVPPADARSLRPLAPCSLSACGAAPLAPLPEGAAGPAPRGSLRWRATGGGGTSVVRQLRALVAARCVEVEGRVLRVVATRGAEEARVVVLVDVYLPVAAWSGWQFPRSRSAAAAAVFKHLSCNWDARNALVAFDWTSHDNPHPDDQYIWSCTDCHVLGCELHQISSVSNNDKSFDLHEIFKVLPSVRVEKGMQITTIVPDVMSDEIGIWSIPDDILNKVLIRLKPGDLIRAAATCHHIRTLAASIMPCMKLKLFPHQEAAVEWMLRREQNPEPLAHPLCKNFCTEDGFPFFINVSSGEIFTGIAPTINDFCGGMFCDEPGLGKTVTALSLILKTHGTLAEPPRGVDIKWCTHKPDKKYGYYEFNTSNCSNSLSESKRLMGKNVVQEDPCSSELSHNGDSVPSTRSSRKRGRLVDPGLSTVSMHVSIEKSPESCNPHPTPATQVLKVTKNLKSVRKNLMDAYSKDSVGSKRKRGTVSELSETWVQCDSCRKWRRLSDGTVLDSTTAWFCSMNADAARKTCTASEESWDLKTKITYLPGFYKKDALPGNEQNVSFFANILKDNISLINSETKKALLWLAQLPLRKHLEMESVGLTRPVLDARATTGKGARPYFKLFQAFGLVRKIEQGVTRWYYPSMLDDLAFDSAALGIALEKPLDLVRLYLSRATLIVVPANLIDHWTTQIQRHVSSDTLNVYAWGDHKRPPAHILAWDYDIVITTFSRLSAEWGPSKKSVLKQIHWFRVILDEGHTLGSSLALTNKLQMAVSLVASNRWILTGTPTPNTPTSQVAHLHPMLKFLHEEAYGENYHSWESGIHRPFEAQMEEGRIRLVELLRRSMISARKADLKNIPPCIKRITFVDFSEGHAKSYNELVVTIRRNILMADWNDPSHVESLLNPKQWKFRTTTIRNVRLSCCVAGHIKVAEAGHDIQETMDELMQGGLDPSSEEYQSIRFALLNGTDCIRCRDWCRLPVITPCRHLLCHDCVALDSEKCIECGNNYEMQSPETRARPENPNPKWPVPKDLIELQPSYKQDDWDPDWQSTTSSKVAYLIDKLRSLREANMKHVHSTNITIGAGPATTSSYQDDNNTQTRLPQALPDKVIIFSQFLEHIHVIEQQLTIAGVTYAGMYSPMPLGTKRSALTKFKEDPTCMALLMDGTAALGLDLSFVNHVFLMEPIWDRSMEEQVISRAHRMGATRPINVETLAMRGTIEEQMLQLLQDSSACRNMVNKGAGGTENEGARPHRSLHDFAESSYLAKLTFVKGSNTACMDA, encoded by the exons GCCGTGGtcgtggccgcgggcggcggggacgCGGCGCCGGCGCACCGGAAGCTGGGCGGGTACCTGCGCGCGGTGGTCTCGGTCCCGCCCGCCGACGCCAGGTCCCTCCGCCCGCTCGCCCCCTGCTCGCTCTCCGCCTGCGGGGCCGCGCCGCTCGCGCCGCTCCCCGAGGGCGCGGCGGGCCCCGCCCCGCGGGGCTCGCTCCGGTGGCGggccaccggcggcggcggcaccaGCGTCGTGCGCCAGCTCCGGGCGCTCGTCGCCGCGCGCTGCGTCGAGGTGGAGGGCAGGGTGCTCCGGGTCGTCGCGACGAGGGGGGCCGAGGAGGCCAGGGTGGTCGTGCTCGTCGACGTGTACCTCCCCGTCGCCGCCTGGTCCGGGTGGCAGTTCCCGCGAtcgcgctccgccgccgccgccgccgtgttcaAGCACCTCAG TTGCAACTGGGATGCTAGGAATGCTTTAGTTGCTTTTGACTGGACTTCTCATGACAATCCACATCCTGATGACCAGTATATTTGGAGCTGCACTGATTGTCATGTCCTTGGCTGCGAGCTTCATCAGATATCATCTGTATCGAATAACGACAAGTCATTTGACCTGCATGAAATCTTCAAAGTTCTCCCCAGTGTTAGGGTGGAGAAGGGGATGCAGATAACAACAATAGTACCAGATGTTATGTCGGATGAAATAGGTATCTGGTCTATCCCTGATGATATATTGAATAAGGTGCTGATTCGCCTTAAACCCGGGGATTTAATAAGAGCGGCAGCTACTTGTCATCACATAAGGACTCTTGCTGCCTCTATTATGCCTTGCATGAAGCTTAAGCTTTTTCCTCATCAAGAGGCGGCTGTCGAATGGATGTTGAGGCGAGAGCAAAACCCTGAGCCCTTAGCGCATCCTCTCTGCAAGAATTTCTGCACTGAGGATGGCTTTCCTTTCTTCATAAATGTTTCCTCTGGTGAAATATTCACTGGGATTGCTCCAACCATAAACGATTTCTGTGGAGGTATGTTCTGTGACGAACCTGGATTAGGGAAGACAGTGACTGCATTGTCTCTTATTCTCAAAACGCATGGAACGTTAGCAGAACCTCCAAGAGGGGTGGATATAAAGTGGTGCACTCATAAACCTGATAAAAAGTATGGATACTATGAATTCAACACCAGCAACTGTTCAAACAGTTTGTCTGAATCAAAAAGGCTCATGGGGAAGAACGTTGTTCAAGAAGATCCATGTTCAAGTGAGCTATCGCATAATGGTGACTCTGTTCCCAGTACAAGATCATCAAGGAAGAGAGGCAGGTTAGTAGACCCTGGTCTATCAACGGTCAGCATGCATGTTTCAATTGAGAAGTCACCAGAATCATGCAATCCACATCCAACGCCAGCTACTCAAGTACTAAAggtcaccaaaaacttgaaaagtGTCAGGAAAAACCTCATGGATGCTTACAGCAAAGATTCAGTTGGCAGTAAAAGGAAGAGAGGCACCGTGTCCGAGTTAAGTGAGACATGGGTTCAGTGTGATAGTTGCAGAAAGTGGCGGAGGTTATCAGATGGAACTGTTCTTGATTCTACTACGGCATGGTTTTGCAGTATGAATGCCGACGCTGCACGGAAGACATGCACTGCTTCAGAGGAATCCTGGGATTTGAAGACAAAGATAACCTATTTGCCAGGATTTTACAAGAAAGATGCGTTGCCGGGAAATGAGCAGAATGTATCATTTTTTGCAAACATATTGAAAGATAATATTTCTTTGATCAACTCTGAAACCAAGAAAGCTTTATTGTGGTTGGCACAACTTCCTCTCAGGAAACATCTCGAGATGGAATCAGTTGGTTTGACACGTCCAGTTCTAGATGCACGGGCGACCACAGGCAAGGGTGCCCGCCCATATTTCAAGTTATTTCAAGCATTCGGCCTTGTGAGGAAGATTGAGCAAGGTGTAACTCGGTGGTATTATCCATCTATGCTTGATGATTTGGCCTTTGACTCGGCTGCGCTTGGAATTGCTCTTGAAAAACCACTGGATTTAGTGAGGTTATATTTATCTAGGGCGACCTTGATAGTTGTGCCTGCTAATTTGATTGATCACTGGACAACACAAATACAACGTCATGTTTCTTCGGATACACTTAATGTTTATGCATGGGGAGATCACAAGAGGCCGCCTGCTCACATCCTTGCTTGGGACTATGACATTGTCATAACCACATTTAGCAGATTAAGCGCAGAATGGGGACCAAGTAAGAAAAGTGTTTTAAAGCAGATCCATTGGTTTAGGGTAATATTAGATGAAGGACACACTTTAGGTTCCAGTCTTGCCCTGACAAACAAATTGCAGATGGCTGTTTCTTTGGTTGCTTCAAACAGGTGGATTTTAACTGGTACACCTACACCGAACACACCAACTAGTCAGGTTGCTCATCTTCACCCCATGCTCAAGTTTCTTCATGAAGAAGCTTATGGTGAAAACTACCACTCATGGGAGTCTGGAATTCATAGGCCCTTTGAGGCTCAAATGGAAGAGGGGCGCATTCGTCTTGTGGAGCTACTTCGGAGGTCCATGATTAGTGCAAGAAAAGCAGATCTCAAAAACATCCCTCCTTGCATAAAAAGAATAACATTTGTAGACTTCAGTGAAGGGCATGCGAAAAGTTACAATGAACTGGTTGTTACTATTCGCCGGAATATACTGATGGCTGATTGGAATGACCCTTCCCATGTTGAATCACTTCTGAATCCCAAGCAGTGGAAATTTCGTACTACTACTATAAGAAATGTCCGGTTGTCTTGCTGTGTTGCTGGGCATATTAAAGTAGCAGAGGCTGGTCATGATATACAAGAAACTATGGATGAGTTGATGCAGGGGGGTCTTGATCCTTCTTCAGAGGAATATCAATCCATAAGATTTGCTCTTTTAAATGGCACCGATTGTATCAG GTGTCGAGATTGGTGCCGCTTACCTGTTATAACACCTTGTCGGCATCTGCTGTGCCATGATTGTGTAGCTTTGGATAGTGAGAAATGCATAGAATGTGGGAACAACTACGAGATGCAGTCTCCCGAAACTCGTGCACGTCCAGAAAATCCAAACCCAAAATGGCCAGTCCCAAAGGATCTAATTGAACTGCAGCCTTCATATAAGCAG GATGACTGGGATCCAGATTGGCAGTCAACGACTAGCAGCAAAGTTGCTTACTTGATCGACAAGTTGAGAAGTTTGCGAGAAGCTAACATGAAACATGTGCACTCGACTAACATAACCATTGGTGCTGGTCCTGCTACTACATCGTCTTATCAAGATGATAATAACACGCAGACCAGGTTACCACAGGCATTGCCTGACAAAGTAATTATATTCTCTCAGTTTCTGGAGCATATTCATGTTATTGAGCAGCAG CTGACTATTGCTGGAGTAACATACGCTGGAATGTACAGTCCCATGCCTTTAGGCACTAAG AGAAGCGCATTGACGAAGTTTAAAGAGGATCCAACATGCATGGCTTTACTGATGGATGGCACTGCAGCACTGGGCCTTGATTTGAGTTTTGTGAATCATGTTTTTCTGATGGAACCCATATGGGACAGGAG TATGGAGGAACAAGTTATTAGTCGCGCGCATAGAATGGGTGCAACCCGTCCAATAAATGTTGAGACCCTGGCTATGCGCGGTACCATCGAGGAGCAAATGCTCCAACTTCTGCAG GACTCTAGCGCCTGCAGAAATATGGTTAATAAAGGTGCAGGCGGCACCGAGAACGAAGGGGCTCGGCCTCACCGCAGCCTGCACGATTTCGCCGAGAGTAGTTATCTGGCGAAACTCACCTTCGTGAAAGGATCTAACACGGCATGCATGGATGCCTAG